A portion of the Shimia isoporae genome contains these proteins:
- a CDS encoding multiheme c-type cytochrome codes for MRVPHRLVRLTALCFALLVPPFLFAQEGRIPAYVGSETCADCHSEAYDAWKTSHHGEAWRRPDETVLQGAFEGEIFEHKGMRATFDTIEGTRRISVVEEDGSEAVYDLHSVGGTYPLQHLILETEEGRLQSFDVVWDVDAQRWYHLYPEQDLPPQDAFHWSGAYKNWNARCAECHATGFEKNYDFRNKSYRSTQVEIGVGCEACHGPGEAHLTLQNGGTIDWAISVDDYGFTAQMADPKSAMEQCAGCHSRREAFGNGNPLPGTRFADAYNLAMLRPGLYHPDGQILDEVYVYGSFLQSKMHQKGVTCANCHTPHSAETLADDNALCTQCHSPAGNPEFPTLPLATYDSPDHTHHEEGTSGAQCVNCHMTDRVYMGTDPRRDHSFRVPRPDLTGKIGTPNACTACHDDKPARWAADQITQWFPQGQWTQKHYGEILEAGRLNPVAASTDLFTLAQNEATPGLIRATALWLLGPGAASLEIDALGAFLDNPDPQIRVGALDALKQRSPLVTTPYLLRGLNDETRAVRIAAARAILSQPPNRITDELRAATRQAYSELGGMIRNQLDFAEAHLQLGGYAMVAGDIRSAVVALTEAVRINPQTPQAWESLIRMTAQIEGRDRAREMAETALKLNPGTVSLIELVDQLN; via the coding sequence GTGAGAGTTCCACATCGACTGGTGCGACTGACCGCCCTGTGTTTCGCGCTTCTTGTTCCCCCATTCCTTTTTGCGCAGGAAGGTCGCATACCCGCCTACGTGGGTTCCGAAACCTGCGCGGATTGCCATTCGGAAGCGTATGACGCATGGAAAACCTCCCATCACGGAGAGGCGTGGCGCAGGCCGGATGAGACCGTCCTTCAGGGCGCATTCGAAGGCGAGATATTCGAGCATAAGGGGATGCGCGCCACGTTCGACACAATAGAAGGCACTCGCCGAATATCTGTTGTCGAAGAAGACGGGAGCGAAGCCGTCTACGACTTGCATTCGGTGGGTGGCACCTATCCACTTCAACACCTCATTCTCGAAACCGAGGAAGGCCGCCTGCAAAGTTTTGACGTGGTTTGGGATGTCGATGCCCAGCGCTGGTACCACTTGTATCCCGAGCAGGATTTGCCGCCACAGGACGCATTCCATTGGAGTGGCGCTTACAAGAACTGGAACGCACGTTGCGCCGAATGCCACGCCACGGGGTTTGAGAAGAACTATGACTTCCGCAACAAATCATACCGGTCAACTCAGGTCGAAATCGGCGTGGGTTGCGAAGCCTGCCATGGTCCTGGAGAGGCCCACCTGACGCTGCAAAATGGCGGCACGATCGATTGGGCGATTTCTGTCGATGACTATGGTTTTACCGCGCAGATGGCGGATCCGAAAAGCGCAATGGAGCAATGTGCCGGCTGCCATTCCCGACGCGAGGCCTTCGGCAACGGCAACCCGCTGCCCGGAACACGCTTTGCTGACGCCTATAACCTCGCAATGTTGCGCCCCGGCCTATACCACCCGGACGGTCAGATCCTCGATGAAGTTTACGTTTATGGCTCTTTCCTGCAATCCAAGATGCATCAGAAGGGTGTAACTTGCGCCAACTGTCACACGCCGCACAGTGCCGAGACTTTGGCAGATGACAACGCGCTCTGTACCCAGTGTCATTCCCCTGCAGGCAACCCTGAATTCCCAACATTGCCGCTTGCGACATATGACAGCCCCGACCACACCCATCATGAAGAAGGGACATCTGGCGCGCAGTGCGTGAACTGCCACATGACAGATCGGGTTTACATGGGCACCGACCCGAGACGCGATCACAGTTTCCGCGTTCCCCGTCCCGATCTGACTGGCAAGATCGGCACGCCCAATGCGTGCACTGCCTGCCACGATGACAAGCCTGCCCGCTGGGCCGCGGATCAAATCACACAATGGTTCCCGCAAGGACAGTGGACCCAGAAACACTACGGCGAAATTCTGGAAGCCGGCCGGCTGAACCCCGTTGCCGCCTCAACCGACTTGTTCACACTGGCGCAAAACGAAGCCACACCTGGCCTTATCCGGGCCACGGCTCTCTGGTTGCTCGGTCCCGGCGCGGCAAGTCTCGAAATCGATGCGCTCGGCGCATTTCTCGACAATCCGGATCCACAAATCCGTGTTGGTGCATTGGACGCGCTTAAACAACGATCTCCACTGGTCACAACGCCCTACCTTTTAAGAGGGCTGAATGACGAAACCCGAGCCGTGCGCATTGCCGCCGCGCGAGCGATTCTGAGCCAGCCTCCCAACCGTATCACCGACGAACTGCGGGCAGCCACACGGCAGGCCTATTCCGAACTGGGGGGTATGATAAGAAATCAACTGGATTTTGCCGAAGCCCACCTACAGCTCGGCGGCTATGCCATGGTCGCGGGCGACATTCGCTCTGCGGTGGTCGCGTTGACCGAAGCCGTCAGAATCAATCCGCAAACGCCTCAGGCTTGGGAGTCTTTGATTCGAATGACCGCTCAAATTGAAGGGCGCGACCGCGCACGTGAAATGGCCGAAACCGCGCTCAAGCTGAACCCCGGCACTGTTTCGCTCATTGAATTGGTCGATCAACTCAACTGA
- a CDS encoding arylsulfatase, translating to MAQDKPNILVIWGDDVGRSNISAYTMGMMGYRTPNIDRVANEGMIFTDYYGEQSCTAGRSSYIMGQSVFRTGLSKVGLPGAELGMQEEDPTIAGLLKAEGYVTGQFGKNHLGDRDEHLPTNHGFDEFLGNLYHLNAEEEPENEDYPGDAVMADGRTFRETFGPRGVIKSSADGEIEDTGPLTKKRMETVDEETIAAAVDFIKRANDQGKPFYVWWNGTRMHFRTHVKDEMRAQANEIVGKKVDEYTAGMIEHDLHVGQLLDLLDELGIADNTIVHYSTDNGPHYNTWPDAAATPFFGEKNTNWEGGWRVPSMVRWPGKIEAGSVSNEIMHHMDWLPTYLAAAGNPDIKAQLKEGGVQAIGREYKVHLDGYNFLPHLTGEEAKGPRNEIFYFSDDGDLTALRFQDWKMLFMEQKEYKTLRAWIEPFTPLRVPLIFNLRRDPYERAYQTSNTYYDWLIDRVYFLVPAQQYVGQFLATFQEFPPRQKAASFSLEQVMDKMTQAVGD from the coding sequence ATGGCGCAGGACAAGCCAAACATTCTTGTAATCTGGGGAGACGATGTCGGACGTTCCAACATCTCTGCCTACACAATGGGTATGATGGGCTATCGCACGCCCAACATCGACCGGGTCGCAAACGAGGGCATGATCTTCACCGACTACTACGGTGAACAGTCCTGCACAGCAGGTCGTTCCTCTTACATCATGGGCCAGTCCGTGTTCCGTACCGGCCTGTCGAAAGTGGGCCTTCCCGGTGCCGAACTTGGCATGCAGGAAGAGGATCCAACCATCGCCGGCCTGCTCAAGGCCGAAGGCTATGTAACCGGTCAGTTTGGCAAAAACCACCTAGGTGACCGTGACGAACACTTGCCGACAAACCACGGTTTTGACGAGTTTCTGGGCAACCTCTATCACCTCAACGCCGAGGAAGAGCCGGAAAACGAAGACTACCCCGGCGATGCTGTTATGGCTGATGGCCGCACCTTCCGCGAAACCTTTGGCCCACGCGGTGTGATCAAGTCATCTGCTGATGGCGAAATCGAAGACACCGGTCCGCTGACCAAGAAGCGTATGGAAACCGTTGATGAAGAAACCATCGCTGCCGCGGTCGACTTCATCAAACGCGCCAATGATCAAGGCAAACCCTTCTACGTCTGGTGGAACGGTACACGGATGCACTTCCGCACCCACGTCAAAGACGAGATGCGCGCTCAGGCAAACGAGATTGTCGGCAAGAAAGTGGATGAATACACCGCCGGCATGATCGAACATGATCTGCACGTCGGCCAACTGCTCGACCTGCTGGATGAACTCGGCATCGCAGACAACACAATCGTTCACTATTCCACGGATAACGGTCCGCACTACAACACATGGCCTGATGCGGCAGCCACGCCCTTCTTTGGTGAGAAAAACACTAACTGGGAAGGCGGCTGGCGCGTGCCTTCCATGGTACGCTGGCCCGGTAAGATCGAAGCGGGTTCCGTGTCCAACGAGATCATGCACCACATGGACTGGTTGCCGACCTATCTTGCCGCAGCAGGCAACCCCGACATCAAGGCACAACTGAAAGAAGGTGGTGTTCAGGCCATCGGTCGCGAGTACAAAGTTCACCTCGATGGTTATAACTTCCTGCCCCACCTGACTGGAGAAGAAGCCAAGGGACCTCGCAACGAGATTTTCTACTTCTCGGATGACGGCGACCTTACGGCTCTACGTTTCCAGGACTGGAAAATGCTGTTCATGGAGCAAAAGGAGTACAAAACCCTTCGCGCCTGGATCGAGCCGTTTACTCCGCTGCGCGTACCTCTGATCTTCAACCTGCGTCGCGACCCCTACGAGCGCGCGTATCAGACGTCAAACACCTACTATGACTGGCTGATCGACCGCGTGTATTTCCTCGTACCGGCCCAGCAGTATGTTGGCCAGTTCCTGGCCACTTTCCAGGAGTTCCCGCCGCGCCAGAAAGCCGCGAGCTTCAGCCTCGAACAAGTCATGGACAAAATGACTCAGGCCGTCGGCGACTGA
- a CDS encoding alkaline phosphatase family protein — translation MVTTKPFLALMGCALTLAPLPLQAQDAPRLVLQITVDQLRGDLIERFGAELGDGGFNRLRKSGVTYVNAHHRHANNETIVGHTTLSTGADPAIHGMVANLWYDRQSGGQFYNVQDADYPLVGAAGIDTENEIDPTQRAATTDGRSPRNIEVSTISDEIKMFYGDRSKVFGVSIKDRGAIAMAGHSGQAYWFSKSEGRFVTSTFYREDYPEWVEDWNGSGKVGAYANTWWTLRDERDTYLFGDRDDQPWETDFPGYGRVFPHDFGPADSKYYTTILTLSPAGDALTADFAKTLMDAEAVGRDEVTDYMSVSFSSTDYVGHIFGPSSLEAEDNIRRLDDTLADFLDHVDATVGLDKTLVVLSADHGAPDHPLYLAEFGIESDTFEFDRTDMLPGSVRLQAKLGGARDLVRNYSNPYMYLDRIAIETRGLDVAAVADDLSKELTRLEGIARAIPSWRLRNDKLDSDYISQAIRANFHPERSGDIYIVFDPHWFIADFDGLTVASAHGSPWSYDTHVPIIIAGPGIEPARVTRRVETVDVAATIATYLGTKLPSGAHGEPLAEVTR, via the coding sequence ATGGTGACGACAAAGCCGTTTTTGGCCTTGATGGGCTGCGCCCTCACACTTGCTCCCCTCCCCCTTCAAGCACAGGACGCGCCGAGACTGGTGCTGCAAATTACGGTGGACCAACTGCGCGGCGACTTGATCGAAAGGTTCGGGGCAGAACTCGGAGATGGCGGATTTAACCGCCTTAGAAAGTCCGGCGTCACCTACGTCAACGCGCATCACCGTCACGCCAACAACGAAACAATTGTTGGTCACACCACGCTTTCGACCGGCGCCGATCCCGCAATTCACGGCATGGTCGCAAACCTTTGGTATGACCGTCAGAGTGGCGGACAGTTCTACAACGTACAGGACGCGGACTACCCTCTGGTTGGGGCAGCTGGCATCGATACCGAAAACGAAATTGACCCGACCCAGCGCGCCGCAACGACAGATGGCCGTTCTCCCCGGAACATCGAAGTCTCCACGATCTCGGACGAAATCAAGATGTTCTACGGGGACCGCTCAAAGGTCTTTGGAGTGTCCATCAAGGACCGCGGCGCAATTGCTATGGCCGGTCACAGCGGTCAGGCTTACTGGTTTTCGAAGTCCGAAGGCCGTTTCGTGACCTCTACTTTCTACCGCGAGGATTACCCCGAATGGGTCGAAGACTGGAATGGCAGCGGCAAGGTCGGCGCCTATGCCAATACGTGGTGGACACTGCGCGACGAACGCGACACCTACCTGTTCGGAGACCGCGATGACCAACCGTGGGAAACCGATTTCCCGGGATATGGCCGCGTCTTTCCACACGATTTTGGCCCCGCCGACAGCAAGTACTATACCACGATCCTCACCCTGAGCCCCGCCGGTGACGCTCTGACCGCAGACTTCGCCAAAACACTGATGGACGCCGAAGCCGTGGGGCGGGACGAGGTGACCGACTACATGTCGGTGAGCTTCAGCTCCACAGATTACGTCGGACACATTTTTGGCCCGTCTTCTCTGGAAGCCGAAGACAACATACGCCGTCTCGACGACACCCTGGCAGATTTTCTGGATCATGTGGATGCTACGGTGGGGCTGGACAAAACGCTGGTGGTTCTTTCGGCCGACCACGGGGCGCCGGACCATCCGCTTTATCTTGCCGAATTCGGCATCGAGTCGGACACGTTCGAGTTTGACCGCACCGATATGCTTCCGGGTTCAGTACGGTTGCAGGCCAAATTGGGTGGCGCACGCGATCTGGTGCGCAATTATTCCAACCCGTACATGTACCTTGATCGCATCGCGATCGAGACCCGCGGGCTGGACGTGGCGGCCGTCGCGGACGATTTGTCCAAGGAACTGACCCGCCTCGAGGGCATCGCCCGTGCCATTCCAAGTTGGCGCCTGCGGAATGACAAGCTCGACAGCGACTATATTTCGCAAGCGATCCGCGCGAACTTTCACCCCGAACGGTCCGGCGACATTTATATCGTGTTTGATCCCCACTGGTTCATCGCCGACTTTGATGGCCTGACCGTGGCCAGCGCCCACGGTTCTCCATGGTCTTATGACACCCATGTCCCGATCATCATCGCCGGCCCGGGCATCGAGCCTGCCCGTGTGACGCGACGCGTGGAAACCGTCGATGTCGCGGCCACGATCGCCACCTATCTCGGTACGAAACTGCCGTCCGGCGCGCATGGCGAACCGCTCGCAGAAGTGACCCGCTGA